From Streptomyces sp. TLI_235, a single genomic window includes:
- a CDS encoding L-threonine ammonia-lyase, with the protein MQSWPITLDDVRGAQKMLAGIARVTPMESSRYLSALVGSPVHLKCENLQRTGSFKLRGAYVRIAGLTPVQKAGGVVAASAGNHAQGVALAASLLGVPATVFMPTGAPLPKVAATRDYGAQVRLHGATVDEALRAAQRWSEATGAVFIHPFDHWDVVTGQATVGLEILEQCPEARTILVGVGGGGLIAGIAAAVKPLRPDVRVVGVQAAGAAAYPPSLAAGHPVTLPRIGTMADGIMVGRPGDIPFEVVNTLADGVRTVSEDALSRALLVGLERLKLVVEPAGASPIAALLEQPESFEGPVVAVLSGGNIDPQLMMRVLRHGLAAAGRYLSLRVRLADRPGSLADLLAVLTRVDANVLDVAHVRIDPRLGLAEVEVDLHLETKGPEHCAVVTGELRAAGYVVSQ; encoded by the coding sequence ATGCAGAGCTGGCCGATCACCCTCGACGACGTCCGCGGCGCCCAGAAGATGCTGGCCGGGATCGCCCGGGTGACGCCGATGGAGAGCAGCCGGTACCTGTCCGCGCTGGTGGGCTCGCCCGTCCACCTCAAGTGCGAGAACCTGCAGCGCACCGGCTCGTTCAAGCTGCGCGGCGCCTACGTGCGGATCGCCGGGCTGACCCCGGTGCAGAAGGCCGGCGGAGTGGTCGCCGCCAGCGCCGGAAACCACGCCCAGGGTGTGGCACTGGCCGCCTCGCTGCTCGGCGTGCCCGCCACCGTCTTCATGCCGACCGGGGCCCCGCTGCCCAAGGTGGCGGCGACCCGCGACTACGGCGCCCAGGTGCGGCTGCACGGCGCCACCGTGGACGAGGCGCTGCGGGCGGCGCAGCGCTGGTCGGAGGCGACCGGCGCGGTGTTCATCCACCCCTTCGACCACTGGGACGTGGTGACCGGCCAGGCCACGGTGGGCCTGGAGATCCTGGAGCAGTGCCCGGAGGCGCGCACCATCCTGGTCGGGGTGGGCGGCGGCGGGCTGATCGCCGGGATCGCGGCGGCCGTGAAGCCGCTGCGGCCGGACGTGCGGGTGGTCGGGGTGCAGGCGGCGGGCGCCGCCGCGTACCCGCCCTCGCTGGCGGCCGGGCACCCGGTGACGCTGCCCCGGATCGGCACGATGGCGGACGGGATCATGGTGGGCCGACCCGGCGACATCCCCTTCGAGGTGGTGAACACGCTGGCCGACGGGGTCCGCACGGTCTCCGAGGACGCGCTGTCGCGGGCGCTGCTGGTCGGCCTGGAGCGGCTCAAGCTCGTCGTGGAACCGGCCGGGGCGAGCCCGATCGCGGCCCTGCTGGAGCAGCCGGAGTCCTTCGAGGGCCCGGTGGTGGCGGTGCTGTCCGGCGGCAACATCGACCCGCAGCTGATGATGCGGGTGTTGCGGCACGGCCTGGCGGCGGCCGGCCGCTACCTCTCGCTGCGGGTGCGGCTGGCGGACCGGCCGGGGTCGCTGGCCGACCTGCTGGCGGTGCTCACCAGGGTGGACGCCAATGTGCTGGACGTGGCGCACGTGCGGATCGACCCCCGGCTGGGGCTGGCCGAGGTCGAGGTGGACCTGCACCTGGAGACCAAGGGGCCGGAACACTGCGCGGTGGTGACCGGTGAGCTGCGCGCCGCGGGGTACGTGGTTTCCCAGTAG
- a CDS encoding mycothiol S-conjugate amidase, with translation MSEQLRLMAVHAHPDDESSKGAATMAMYVSQGVDVLVATCTGGERGSILNPKLQGDAWVEENIHEVRRKEMDAAREILGVDQAWLGYVDSGLPEGDPLPPLPEGCFALEDVDTAAGTLVKLIREFRPHVITTYDENGGYPHPDHIMTHKITMVAFDAAGDPEAYPEAGEPWQPQKLYYNHGFPMGRIRALHAYLSENGHDSPYGEWIAGWEKSGRKEREITTRVVCDDFFEIRDKALIAHATQIDPDGPWFRVPLDVQREVWPTEDYELVRSHVDTDLPENDLFAGLRK, from the coding sequence TTGAGCGAGCAGTTGCGACTGATGGCGGTGCACGCGCACCCGGACGACGAGTCCAGCAAGGGCGCCGCCACCATGGCGATGTACGTCTCCCAGGGGGTGGACGTGCTGGTGGCCACCTGCACAGGTGGCGAACGGGGGTCGATCCTCAATCCGAAGCTGCAGGGCGACGCCTGGGTGGAGGAGAACATCCACGAGGTGCGCCGCAAGGAGATGGACGCCGCCCGGGAGATCCTCGGCGTCGACCAGGCCTGGCTGGGCTACGTCGACTCCGGGCTGCCCGAGGGCGACCCGCTGCCGCCGCTCCCCGAGGGCTGCTTCGCCCTGGAGGACGTGGACACCGCGGCCGGCACCCTGGTGAAGCTGATCCGCGAGTTCCGCCCGCACGTGATCACCACGTACGACGAGAACGGCGGGTACCCGCACCCGGACCACATCATGACCCACAAGATCACCATGGTGGCCTTCGACGCCGCCGGCGACCCGGAGGCCTACCCGGAGGCCGGCGAGCCCTGGCAGCCGCAGAAGCTGTACTACAACCACGGCTTCCCGATGGGCCGCATCCGCGCCCTGCACGCCTACCTCAGCGAGAACGGGCACGACTCCCCGTACGGCGAGTGGATCGCCGGCTGGGAGAAGAGCGGCCGCAAGGAGCGCGAGATCACCACCCGCGTGGTCTGCGACGACTTCTTCGAGATCCGCGACAAGGCGCTGATCGCGCACGCCACCCAGATCGACCCGGACGGACCGTGGTTCCGCGTCCCGCTGGACGTCCAGCGAGAGGTGTGGCCCACCGAGGACTACGAGCTGGTCCGCTCCCACGTCGACACCGACCTGCCCGAGAACGACCTGTTCGCGGGCCTGCGCAAGTAA
- a CDS encoding transcription elongation factor GreA codes for MTQTSEDVTWLTQSGYDQLKAELEHLTGPWRSEIAQKIEAAREEGDLKENAGYHAAKEEQGKYEARIRQLTQLLERAKVGEAPADSGIVAPGMVVTVAFDGDEDDTMRFLLGSREVAGDDLDIYSPQSPLGRAINGKKVGEDATYELPNGKQAGVKIIEAKPHAG; via the coding sequence GTGACCCAGACCAGCGAAGACGTGACCTGGCTCACTCAGTCCGGCTACGATCAGCTCAAGGCCGAGCTGGAGCACCTGACCGGTCCCTGGCGCAGCGAGATCGCCCAGAAGATCGAGGCGGCGCGCGAGGAGGGTGACCTCAAGGAGAACGCCGGCTACCACGCGGCCAAGGAGGAGCAGGGCAAGTACGAGGCCCGCATCCGCCAGCTCACCCAGCTGCTGGAGCGCGCCAAGGTCGGCGAGGCCCCCGCGGACTCCGGCATCGTCGCCCCGGGCATGGTGGTGACCGTCGCCTTCGACGGCGACGAGGACGACACCATGCGCTTCCTGCTCGGCTCCCGTGAGGTCGCCGGCGACGACCTGGACATCTACTCGCCGCAGTCGCCGCTGGGCCGCGCCATCAACGGCAAGAAGGTCGGCGAGGACGCCACCTACGAGCTGCCGAACGGCAAGCAGGCCGGCGTGAAGATCATCGAGGCCAAGCCGCACGCCGGCTGA
- a CDS encoding acetyltransferase (GNAT) family protein: MTWTLTNDPDAFLSEAGGFLAAHPAENTVLLTLLDWLAKNGPHAFGDSDPAFGHWRAAPGGPVEGAFAHTPPFPVRLGRMSAAAAAELAVLLHARRGPVAGAGGERAAALAFAAAWPPAAEGAVRAESAMDERLYRLARLEAPSPVPAGAARPARRADREQLVAWSAAFMAEIGERRPVDHGAYVDRRIAAGSLHVWEDGGCPVSFAGASPVVAGMSRIGPVFTPVDLRGRRYASGVVAAASAHALAAGAAEVVLFTDLTNPVSNSIYQKLGYRAVVDHLTLEFTAG, from the coding sequence ATGACCTGGACGCTGACGAACGACCCGGACGCCTTCCTCTCCGAGGCCGGCGGCTTCCTCGCCGCACACCCGGCCGAGAACACCGTGCTGCTCACGCTGCTCGACTGGCTCGCCAAGAACGGTCCGCACGCCTTCGGTGACTCGGACCCGGCGTTCGGCCACTGGCGGGCCGCGCCGGGCGGCCCGGTCGAGGGCGCCTTCGCGCACACGCCGCCGTTCCCGGTGCGGCTCGGCCGGATGTCCGCCGCCGCGGCGGCCGAACTCGCCGTGCTGCTGCACGCCCGGCGCGGGCCCGTGGCCGGGGCGGGCGGCGAGCGGGCGGCCGCCCTGGCCTTCGCCGCCGCCTGGCCGCCCGCCGCCGAGGGGGCCGTCCGGGCCGAGAGCGCCATGGACGAGCGGCTCTACCGGCTGGCCCGGCTGGAAGCCCCCTCCCCGGTGCCCGCCGGTGCCGCCCGGCCCGCGCGGCGTGCCGACCGGGAGCAGCTCGTCGCGTGGTCGGCCGCCTTCATGGCCGAGATCGGCGAGAGGCGGCCGGTCGACCACGGCGCCTATGTCGACCGCCGGATCGCCGCCGGCAGCCTGCACGTCTGGGAGGACGGCGGCTGCCCGGTCTCCTTCGCCGGCGCCAGCCCCGTGGTCGCCGGGATGTCCCGGATCGGCCCGGTCTTCACCCCCGTCGACCTGCGCGGGCGCCGCTACGCGAGCGGTGTCGTCGCCGCCGCCTCGGCGCACGCGCTGGCGGCCGGCGCGGCCGAGGTGGTGCTCTTCACCGACCTGACCAACCCGGTCAGCAACTCGATCTACCAGAAGCTCGGGTACCGGGCGGTGGTCGACCACCTGACGCTGGAGTTCACCGCGGGCTGA
- a CDS encoding ABC-2 type transport system ATP-binding protein yields the protein MAPAIQAENLVKTFGDVRALDGVSLDVPEGTVLGLLGPNGAGKTTTVRVLTTLLRPDSGRAAVAGVDVLAHPNRVRSLIGLSGQYAAVDEYLTGRENLQMVGELYQMSARDAKARARELLEWFNLSEAADRTAKTYSGGMRRRLDLAAALVVRPPVMFLDEPTTGLDPRNRLALWEVIETLVDQGTTLLLTTQYLEEADRLAHDIAVVDHGRVIARGTADELKAQIGGERIELVVHRKDEVAEALAALTPYARGEPAVERNTRRITVPVSGGSKVLADVIRELDTRSIEIDDIGLRRPTLDDVFLSLTGHATEAEENGDGQRQPRGRRGHGKES from the coding sequence ATGGCGCCAGCCATCCAAGCCGAGAACCTGGTCAAGACCTTCGGTGACGTCCGCGCCCTCGACGGCGTCAGCCTGGACGTCCCCGAGGGCACCGTGCTGGGCCTGCTCGGCCCCAACGGCGCGGGCAAGACCACCACCGTGCGGGTGCTCACCACCCTGCTCCGCCCCGACTCCGGCCGTGCCGCGGTGGCCGGCGTGGACGTGCTCGCCCACCCCAACCGGGTCCGCAGCCTGATCGGCCTCTCCGGCCAGTACGCCGCGGTCGACGAGTACCTCACCGGCCGCGAGAACCTCCAGATGGTCGGCGAGCTCTACCAGATGAGCGCCCGCGACGCGAAGGCCCGCGCACGGGAGCTGCTGGAGTGGTTCAACCTCTCCGAGGCCGCAGACCGCACCGCCAAGACCTACTCCGGCGGCATGCGCCGCCGCCTCGACCTCGCCGCCGCGCTGGTCGTCCGCCCGCCGGTGATGTTCCTCGACGAGCCGACCACCGGCCTCGACCCGCGCAACCGCCTCGCCCTGTGGGAGGTCATCGAGACCCTCGTCGACCAAGGCACCACCCTGCTCCTCACCACCCAGTACCTGGAGGAGGCCGACCGCCTCGCCCACGACATCGCGGTGGTCGACCACGGCCGGGTGATCGCCCGCGGCACCGCCGACGAACTCAAGGCGCAGATCGGCGGCGAGCGGATCGAACTCGTCGTGCACCGCAAGGACGAGGTCGCCGAGGCCCTCGCCGCGCTCACCCCGTACGCCAGGGGCGAGCCGGCCGTGGAGCGCAACACCCGGCGGATCACCGTCCCGGTCAGCGGCGGCTCCAAGGTGCTCGCCGACGTCATCCGGGAGCTCGACACCCGGTCGATCGAGATCGACGACATCGGCCTGCGCCGCCCCACCCTCGACGACGTCTTCCTGTCGCTCACCGGCCACGCCACCGAGGCCGAGGAGAACGGCGACGGGCAGCGGCAGCCCAGGGGCCGCCGCGGCCACGGGAAGGAGAGCTGA
- a CDS encoding MarR family transcriptional regulator, translating to MTTPSPPAAPGNDPLHTQLHYQVAVFARRLEQARHGAVGSLDRAAYLLLDELQRHGPASVKTLAEALGVDSSTVTRQAAPLVEADLVGRVPYPADRRAVHLALTPLGGRRLAEVRAGREELMRRLTADWPTDEQRAFCALLARFNDSLESYSAGLRP from the coding sequence ATGACGACCCCCTCGCCCCCGGCCGCCCCCGGCAACGACCCCCTCCACACCCAACTCCACTACCAGGTGGCGGTGTTCGCCCGACGGCTGGAGCAGGCCCGGCACGGCGCGGTCGGCTCGCTGGACCGCGCCGCCTACCTGCTGCTGGACGAGCTGCAGCGGCACGGCCCGGCCAGCGTGAAGACCCTCGCGGAGGCGCTCGGCGTCGACTCCTCCACCGTCACCCGGCAGGCCGCGCCGCTCGTCGAGGCGGACCTGGTCGGCCGGGTCCCGTACCCGGCCGACCGGCGTGCCGTACATCTCGCGCTGACCCCGCTCGGCGGCCGGAGGCTCGCCGAAGTCCGGGCCGGGCGCGAGGAGTTGATGCGCCGCCTGACGGCGGACTGGCCCACCGACGAGCAGCGGGCCTTCTGCGCCCTGCTGGCCCGCTTCAACGACTCACTGGAGTCGTACTCGGCGGGCCTGCGGCCCTGA
- a CDS encoding cystathionine gamma-lyase, with product MTEHQLPQGFETLAIHAGQEADPQTGAVVTPIYQVSTYKQDGVGGLRGGYEYSRSANPTRTALEECLAALEGGARGLAFASGLAAEDTLLRTILKPGDHIVIPNDAYGGTFRLFAKVLTRWGVEFSVANTQDLADVRAQLRPNTRAVWVETPSNPLLGITDLTALAEVAHGAGALLVVDNTFASPYLQQPIALGADAVVHSTTKYMGGHSDVVGGALVLADAGLGEEVAYHQNAMGAVSGPFDAWLVLRGIKTLGVRMDRHSANAEKVAELLAGHPKVSQVLYPGLPEHPGHDIAAKQMKAFGGMVSFRVHGGEEAAVEVCNRAQLFTLGESLGGVESLIEHPGRMTHASVVGSALEVPADLVRISVGIESVEDLLADLRQALG from the coding sequence ATGACCGAGCACCAGCTTCCCCAGGGCTTCGAGACCCTCGCCATCCACGCGGGTCAGGAAGCAGACCCCCAGACCGGGGCCGTCGTCACGCCGATCTACCAGGTGTCCACGTACAAGCAGGACGGGGTGGGCGGCCTGCGGGGCGGGTACGAGTACAGCCGTTCCGCCAACCCGACCAGAACCGCGCTCGAGGAGTGCCTCGCGGCACTGGAGGGCGGCGCCCGCGGCCTCGCCTTCGCCTCCGGCCTCGCCGCCGAGGACACCCTGCTGCGCACGATCCTCAAGCCGGGCGACCACATCGTGATCCCGAACGACGCCTACGGCGGGACGTTCCGGCTGTTCGCGAAGGTCCTGACCCGGTGGGGCGTGGAGTTCTCCGTCGCCAACACCCAGGACCTGGCGGACGTCCGCGCCCAGCTGCGCCCGAACACCCGCGCGGTGTGGGTGGAGACGCCCTCCAACCCGCTGCTGGGCATCACCGACCTGACCGCGCTCGCCGAGGTGGCGCACGGCGCCGGTGCGCTGCTGGTGGTGGACAACACCTTCGCCAGCCCGTACCTGCAGCAGCCGATCGCGCTCGGCGCGGACGCCGTGGTGCACTCCACCACCAAGTACATGGGCGGCCACTCCGACGTCGTCGGCGGCGCGCTGGTGCTGGCGGACGCCGGCCTCGGCGAGGAGGTTGCCTACCACCAGAACGCGATGGGCGCCGTCTCCGGCCCGTTCGACGCCTGGCTGGTGCTGCGCGGCATCAAGACGCTGGGTGTCCGGATGGACCGGCACAGCGCCAACGCCGAGAAGGTCGCCGAGCTGCTGGCCGGCCACCCGAAGGTCAGCCAGGTGCTGTACCCGGGTCTGCCCGAGCACCCCGGCCACGACATCGCCGCGAAGCAGATGAAGGCCTTCGGCGGCATGGTCTCCTTCCGCGTGCACGGCGGCGAGGAGGCGGCGGTCGAGGTCTGCAACCGGGCGCAGCTGTTCACCCTCGGCGAGTCGCTGGGCGGCGTGGAGTCGCTGATCGAGCACCCGGGCCGGATGACGCACGCCTCGGTGGTGGGTTCGGCGCTGGAGGTGCCGGCCGACCTGGTGCGGATCTCGGTCGGCATCGAGTCGGTCGAGGACCTGCTCGCCGACCTGCGGCAGGCGCTGGGCTGA
- a CDS encoding ABC transporter DrrB family efflux protein, translating to MATTTTEHAIGRAVPRQRAGVAAILHDSWVIARRNLRRMLRIPEIVVFGLMQPVMFVLLFSYVMGGAIQIPGTQASQDAYIQFLMAGIFAQTVTFAVAGASAGIAEDMTKGLVDRFRSLPMTRSAVLVGRTLADLVQTAFILLVLALVALLVGWRIHEGFWEALGAFGLLLLLGYAFSWIGALIGLSVRSPEAATSAGLIWLFPLTFISNAFVPISSMPDWLQPIAYWNPFSATVQACRDLFGNQVGPVDDAWPMQHAVPVSIVWSLVITAVFSWLSVRKYRSAAG from the coding sequence ATGGCGACCACCACCACCGAGCACGCCATCGGCCGGGCCGTGCCGCGCCAGCGCGCCGGCGTCGCCGCGATCCTGCACGACTCCTGGGTCATCGCCCGCCGCAACCTGCGCCGGATGCTCCGCATCCCGGAGATCGTGGTCTTCGGGCTGATGCAGCCGGTGATGTTCGTGCTGCTCTTCTCGTACGTGATGGGCGGCGCGATCCAGATCCCGGGCACCCAGGCCAGCCAGGACGCCTACATCCAGTTCCTGATGGCCGGCATCTTCGCGCAGACCGTCACCTTCGCGGTCGCCGGCGCCTCGGCCGGCATCGCGGAGGACATGACCAAGGGCCTGGTCGACCGCTTCCGCTCGCTGCCGATGACCCGCTCGGCCGTCCTGGTCGGCCGGACCCTCGCCGACCTGGTGCAGACCGCCTTCATCCTGCTGGTGCTCGCCCTGGTCGCGCTGCTGGTCGGCTGGCGCATCCACGAGGGCTTCTGGGAGGCCCTCGGCGCGTTCGGGCTGCTGCTCCTGCTGGGCTACGCCTTCTCCTGGATCGGCGCGCTGATCGGCCTGTCGGTCCGCAGCCCCGAGGCTGCCACCTCGGCCGGCCTGATCTGGCTGTTCCCGCTGACCTTCATCTCCAACGCCTTCGTGCCGATCAGCTCGATGCCGGACTGGCTCCAGCCCATCGCCTACTGGAACCCGTTCTCGGCGACCGTCCAGGCCTGCCGCGACCTGTTCGGCAACCAGGTCGGCCCGGTCGACGACGCCTGGCCGATGCAGCACGCCGTGCCGGTGTCGATCGTCTGGTCGCTGGTGATCACGGCCGTGTTCTCCTGGCTGTCGGTCCGCAAGTACCGCTCCGCTGCCGGCTGA
- a CDS encoding Zn-dependent protease with chaperone function, with amino-acid sequence MGTTPQPAAASTAGRAALAVALLAGFYLLAAAIVLGLLGLDIALYSGLGQVSAGLLKIWALTAVVAYPVLRVVFLTRRPRGEADGGLPVTREQQPGLWARVDRIAELTGVRGPAEIRLVPDVNAGVREDTRLLGLIPGRRHLVIGAPLLIGLTEDELDSVLAHEFGHYSNRDVRLAGVTVAGRSAILHTIGTLHQRADRHQAQQAAEIAAKDARRLAKGRTASGEEAGGGVQRALAKVFTLYAKLYFRVSEAVSRRQEYAADRTAAAIAGRSATAAALRRIPALDAAQGFYLDRYATLGWDAGALPLPGQFYGGLAHLLADPKRRRELDELGLPETEADPYDSHPPIDRRIAAVEALPEDGRTTGEGGPALALLRDPELTLAALEAATLVPEAAAKQRLDWPELLQAAGLAGAREAAGPVRRALADSGLPPTLDALLDAVDAGRGFDLAARLPRSEQSAAATGRAAREFLRPVLRTALSRTAVVALAEAGLARWEFSWSEPAELRLPGGREDELPAALDAAVTDTPDTGPLRALLAGAGLAPSVPAASADPLRK; translated from the coding sequence GTGGGCACGACCCCGCAACCCGCCGCCGCCAGTACCGCAGGGCGCGCCGCCCTGGCCGTCGCCCTGCTGGCCGGCTTCTACCTGCTCGCCGCCGCCATCGTGCTCGGCCTGCTCGGCCTCGACATCGCGCTGTACTCCGGTCTCGGCCAGGTCAGCGCCGGTCTGCTGAAGATCTGGGCGCTCACCGCCGTGGTCGCCTACCCGGTGCTGCGGGTGGTCTTCCTGACCCGCCGTCCGCGCGGCGAGGCCGACGGCGGACTGCCCGTCACCCGCGAGCAGCAGCCCGGGCTGTGGGCCCGCGTCGACCGGATCGCCGAGCTCACCGGGGTCCGCGGCCCCGCCGAGATCCGCCTCGTGCCCGATGTCAACGCCGGCGTCCGCGAGGACACCCGGCTGCTCGGCCTGATCCCCGGCAGGCGCCACCTGGTGATCGGCGCCCCGTTGCTGATCGGCCTCACCGAGGACGAGCTCGACTCCGTCCTCGCGCACGAGTTCGGCCACTACAGCAACCGCGACGTCCGGCTGGCCGGCGTCACCGTCGCCGGGCGCAGCGCGATCCTGCACACCATCGGCACCCTCCACCAGCGGGCCGACCGGCACCAGGCCCAGCAGGCCGCGGAGATCGCCGCGAAGGACGCCCGGCGGCTCGCCAAGGGCAGGACGGCCTCCGGCGAGGAGGCCGGCGGCGGCGTCCAGCGCGCCCTGGCCAAGGTCTTCACCCTGTACGCCAAGCTCTACTTCCGGGTCTCCGAGGCGGTGAGCCGCCGTCAGGAGTACGCCGCCGACCGGACGGCCGCGGCCATCGCCGGCCGGTCCGCCACCGCCGCCGCACTGCGCCGCATCCCCGCCCTGGACGCCGCCCAGGGCTTCTACCTGGACCGCTACGCCACCCTCGGCTGGGACGCCGGCGCGCTGCCGCTGCCCGGCCAGTTCTACGGCGGCCTCGCCCACCTGCTCGCCGACCCGAAGCGCCGCCGCGAGCTCGACGAGCTCGGCCTGCCCGAGACCGAGGCCGACCCCTACGACTCGCACCCGCCGATCGACCGGCGGATCGCCGCCGTCGAGGCCCTGCCCGAGGACGGCCGCACCACCGGCGAGGGCGGGCCCGCCCTCGCCCTGCTGCGCGACCCCGAGCTCACCCTGGCCGCCCTGGAGGCCGCCACCCTCGTCCCCGAGGCCGCGGCCAAGCAGCGCCTCGACTGGCCGGAGCTCCTGCAGGCCGCCGGCCTGGCCGGGGCCCGCGAGGCCGCCGGGCCGGTCCGCCGGGCCCTCGCCGACAGCGGTCTGCCGCCCACCCTGGACGCCCTGCTCGACGCCGTCGACGCGGGCCGCGGCTTCGACCTCGCCGCCCGGCTGCCGCGCAGCGAGCAGTCCGCCGCCGCGACGGGCCGGGCCGCCCGCGAGTTCCTGCGCCCGGTGCTGCGCACCGCGCTCTCCCGGACGGCCGTGGTCGCCCTCGCCGAGGCCGGCCTCGCACGCTGGGAGTTCTCCTGGTCCGAGCCGGCCGAACTGCGGCTGCCCGGCGGCCGGGAGGACGAGCTGCCCGCCGCGCTGGACGCCGCCGTCACCGACACCCCGGACACCGGCCCGCTGCGCGCCCTGCTCGCCGGGGCCGGCCTGGCGCCGTCCGTGCCCGCCGCCTCCGCCGACCCGCTGCGGAAGTAG
- a CDS encoding papain like cysteine protease AvrRpt2, with protein MPSTPLPPGPGRLRRAVAALVLGVLAPALTAAAASPAQAAPVRTSAPAAAPAAAPGTAPAAGLSAARTLGITMQQQQQSNWCWAASGNTVAAFYGYGYSQNQFCNLAFGRAVDSACPNSQATLGDVQNAFRRIGIAPGRYVSGYLGYATVQGEIDAGRPVETRIQWSSGGGHMHVLYGYDAGSNWVYWGDPWPSNYRYNWADYRYYTSNSSFGWTHSLYRIGA; from the coding sequence ATGCCGTCAACTCCCCTTCCCCCGGGGCCGGGACGCCTGCGCCGTGCGGTCGCCGCACTCGTGCTCGGCGTCCTCGCCCCCGCCCTCACGGCGGCCGCCGCCTCCCCGGCGCAGGCCGCCCCCGTCCGGACCTCCGCACCCGCCGCCGCACCCGCTGCCGCACCCGGAACCGCGCCCGCCGCCGGCCTGTCCGCGGCCCGCACCCTCGGCATCACCATGCAGCAACAGCAGCAGTCCAACTGGTGCTGGGCGGCGAGCGGCAACACCGTCGCGGCCTTCTACGGCTACGGCTACAGCCAGAACCAGTTCTGCAACCTGGCGTTCGGCCGCGCCGTCGACTCCGCCTGCCCGAACAGCCAGGCCACCCTCGGCGACGTCCAGAACGCCTTCCGGCGGATCGGCATCGCCCCCGGCCGCTATGTGAGCGGCTACCTCGGCTACGCCACCGTCCAGGGCGAGATCGATGCCGGGCGCCCGGTGGAGACCCGCATCCAGTGGTCCTCCGGCGGCGGCCACATGCACGTCCTCTACGGCTACGACGCCGGCAGCAACTGGGTCTACTGGGGCGACCCCTGGCCGTCCAACTACCGCTACAACTGGGCGGACTACCGCTACTACACGAGCAACAGCAGCTTCGGCTGGACCCACTCCCTGTACCGGATCGGCGCGTGA
- a CDS encoding nucleotidyltransferase AbiEii toxin of type IV toxin-antitoxin system produces the protein MTGSWQNLGYGPWSEQLSLPHAAPTDTELAGLELPRSIRPVAGDGVVQRPVFDPSLLGYVKAMRAGDPEFADPAAGARWYAARREALDTVLAAVAASPWADHLVLRGSVLLTAWYGAAAREPGDLDFVVTPADWELDDPRTDGLLTGLAAAAESLSGGVRLHADRAVHDEIWTYDRVPGRRLVLPWTADGLPEGTVQLDFVFTEPLPAEPVRTAVPRLAGTGAPAELRTADRELSLAWKIVWLVTDGFAQGKDLYDAVLLAESVPLRYELLRDVFLGTGDQWWGTRAVVAEDIAEPLECVEWDEFRKEHPQVGTAEEYAARLLAALAPTFGGRSDDELLTAWTRTESDGTGPR, from the coding sequence ATGACCGGATCCTGGCAGAACCTCGGCTACGGCCCCTGGAGCGAACAGCTCAGCCTGCCCCACGCGGCACCCACCGACACCGAACTCGCCGGCCTCGAACTCCCGCGCTCGATCCGGCCGGTGGCCGGCGATGGCGTCGTCCAGCGGCCGGTCTTCGACCCCTCGCTGCTCGGCTACGTCAAGGCGATGCGGGCCGGCGACCCGGAGTTCGCCGACCCCGCCGCCGGTGCCCGCTGGTACGCCGCCCGGCGCGAGGCCCTCGACACCGTGCTCGCCGCCGTCGCCGCCTCCCCCTGGGCGGACCACCTCGTGCTGCGCGGCTCCGTGCTGCTCACCGCCTGGTACGGCGCGGCCGCCCGCGAGCCCGGCGACCTCGACTTCGTCGTCACCCCCGCCGACTGGGAGCTCGACGACCCGCGCACCGACGGCCTCCTCACCGGGCTGGCGGCCGCCGCCGAGTCGCTCTCCGGCGGTGTCCGGCTGCATGCCGACCGGGCCGTCCACGACGAGATCTGGACGTACGACCGCGTCCCCGGACGGCGCCTCGTCCTGCCGTGGACGGCCGACGGCCTGCCCGAGGGCACCGTCCAGCTCGACTTCGTCTTCACCGAACCGCTGCCCGCCGAGCCCGTCCGCACCGCCGTCCCCCGGCTCGCCGGCACCGGCGCACCCGCCGAGCTGCGCACCGCCGACCGCGAACTCTCGCTCGCCTGGAAGATCGTCTGGCTGGTCACCGACGGCTTCGCCCAGGGCAAGGACCTCTACGACGCCGTGCTGCTCGCCGAGTCCGTCCCGCTCCGCTACGAGCTGCTCCGCGACGTCTTCCTCGGCACGGGCGACCAGTGGTGGGGCACCCGGGCGGTCGTCGCCGAGGACATCGCCGAGCCGCTGGAGTGCGTCGAGTGGGACGAGTTCCGCAAGGAGCACCCGCAGGTCGGCACCGCCGAGGAGTACGCCGCGCGGCTGCTCGCCGCCCTCGCCCCCACCTTCGGCGGGCGCAGCGATGACGAACTCCTTACGGCCTGGACCCGGACGGAATCCGACGGCACCGGCCCGCGTTGA